From Bdellovibrio sp. KM01:
GCGCGTCGAACAAGGCCCAAATTTTTTGTGCCTAGGAATTCATCTTTTGCAATGACCAGACGAAGCTCATCGGCAATAGAAGGCTCTGTTAAATCGGAAAGGTCTGAGGGGTGTTTACTGCCGGCATGGGCCAAGGCTTTAGCGCCTTCGTGGACGGCGATTTTCAGGAATTCATGAAAGCTTGCAAGATCCTTGAAGAAGCGAATATGAAGCTGAGGATCTATACTTTTAAGGCTGTCATATAGATCCTGACTTGTTCTCTCATCATCTTCGAGTATCAGGATAAACTTCATAGTACTATTGTATCTTGAAATGGGACTAAAAACTAGATGGCTGGATTTTAGTCTCGAAATGAGAGCTTAGCGAAACAGGAAGTACACCGCTCCAACAAGGCAAAGTCCCGCATAGAGATAATCCATCTTAAGTGGTTGGCCCATATACCAATAAGAAAATCCCGCAAAGACCACCATCGTAATAACCTCTTGGATGATCTTTAGTTGTGGCAAAGTATAAACTTGGGAACCCAATCTGTTAGCCGGAACCTGGAAGATATATTCAAACAGTGCAATACCCCAGCTGATTGCGATGGCAATCCAAAGGGCTGAGCTCTTAAGGCTTTTCAAATGCCCATACCAAGCAAAGGTCATAAAGATATTTGAAATCAATAGTAGAACAACGGGACTCACGTACTGAAGCATTACTTATGCGTCCTTTGA
This genomic window contains:
- a CDS encoding DMT family protein; amino-acid sequence: MLQYVSPVVLLLISNIFMTFAWYGHLKSLKSSALWIAIAISWGIALFEYIFQVPANRLGSQVYTLPQLKIIQEVITMVVFAGFSYWYMGQPLKMDYLYAGLCLVGAVYFLFR